A genome region from Planctomycetota bacterium includes the following:
- a CDS encoding haloacid dehalogenase-like hydrolase, which translates to MPSNRAAIEVMNPAIERGRLRHALLDFDGTISVLREGWERVMVPLMIEMIAGEAGDPDGTIRQEVERYVDESTGLQTILQMDWLVQAVTRHRGASQALSAEQYKALYNERLLAHIRDRVSRLEGGRVRPDELMIAGAEAFLQALAGRGLTLYVASGTDVEDVRREAAALGVARYFGGGIYGAVGASRACSKAAVIRDILTTHGLEGPELLVVGDGPVEIREGRARGAITVGVASDEVRRRGLNPRKRARLAAAGADVIVPDFTAGEALLALLFPTGE; encoded by the coding sequence ATGCCAAGCAATAGGGCTGCTATCGAGGTCATGAATCCCGCTATCGAGCGTGGCCGGCTCCGGCACGCACTCCTCGATTTCGACGGCACCATCTCAGTCCTCCGCGAGGGCTGGGAGCGGGTGATGGTGCCGTTGATGATCGAAATGATCGCCGGTGAAGCAGGCGACCCCGACGGCACCATCCGCCAAGAGGTCGAACGCTACGTGGACGAGTCCACGGGCCTCCAGACGATCCTCCAGATGGACTGGCTGGTGCAGGCGGTGACGCGCCATCGAGGCGCATCGCAGGCGCTCTCGGCCGAGCAGTACAAGGCCCTCTACAACGAGCGGCTGCTGGCGCACATCCGGGACCGCGTGAGCCGCCTCGAAGGCGGCCGCGTGCGCCCCGACGAGCTGATGATCGCGGGCGCCGAGGCGTTCCTCCAGGCCCTCGCCGGCCGCGGCCTGACGCTCTACGTGGCGAGCGGGACAGACGTGGAGGACGTGCGGCGCGAGGCCGCGGCCCTGGGCGTGGCGCGTTACTTCGGCGGCGGCATCTACGGCGCCGTGGGCGCGTCGCGCGCCTGCTCGAAAGCCGCTGTGATTCGTGATATTCTGACGACGCACGGCCTCGAGGGCCCCGAGTTGCTCGTCGTGGGCGACGGGCCGGTGGAGATTCGCGAGGGCAGGGCCCGAGGAGCGATCACCGTGGGCGTGGCCAGCGACGAGGTGCGCCGCCGCGGCCTCAACCCGCGCAAGCGCGCGCGCCTCGCCGCCGCCGGCGCCGATGTCATCGTGCCCGATTTCACCGCGGGCGAGGCGCTCCTCGCCCTGCTGTTCCCAACCGGAGAGTGA
- a CDS encoding PfkB family carbohydrate kinase: protein MNRKRLEELLAAFPSKRVGIIGDFCVDIYWHADMTRSLLSRETPHFARPIVAEKFSGGAAANVAWNLRELGVGAVLPITIFGDDWRGRELSRVLAERHGCDLRYVVHAPDRVTPAFAKPILHGFHSEQEDARLDFENATPAPPELEEIVLANLAEAMPTLDALLIANQINNSLISARVRKGILRLAARHPKAVAIADSRNEIGKFKGVILKPNEIEAARVFHPGIAPADITDAVIRDCGTRLSARCGKPVFLTVGERGAFVFDGKRCDHVPGIKVEPPIDIVGAGDTFMAALGAALASGATNTEAAELACLAAAVTVKKIGITGAASPQELLDRLDAKQ, encoded by the coding sequence ATGAACCGGAAGCGCCTGGAGGAATTGTTGGCCGCCTTCCCCTCGAAGCGGGTGGGCATCATCGGCGACTTCTGCGTGGACATCTACTGGCACGCGGACATGACCCGCTCGCTGCTCTCGCGCGAGACGCCGCACTTCGCGCGGCCCATCGTGGCCGAGAAGTTCTCGGGCGGGGCCGCCGCCAACGTGGCCTGGAACCTCCGCGAGCTCGGCGTCGGCGCCGTGCTGCCCATCACCATCTTCGGCGACGACTGGCGCGGTCGCGAGCTCTCCCGCGTGCTCGCCGAGCGCCACGGCTGCGACCTGCGCTACGTGGTCCACGCCCCGGACCGCGTGACCCCCGCCTTCGCCAAGCCGATCCTCCACGGCTTCCATTCGGAGCAGGAGGACGCGCGGCTCGACTTCGAGAACGCCACGCCCGCTCCGCCCGAGCTGGAGGAGATCGTGCTCGCCAACCTCGCCGAGGCGATGCCCACGCTCGACGCGCTGCTCATCGCCAACCAGATCAACAACAGCCTCATCAGCGCGCGGGTGCGGAAAGGCATCCTGCGCCTCGCCGCGAGGCACCCGAAGGCCGTGGCCATCGCCGACTCGCGGAACGAGATCGGCAAGTTCAAGGGCGTCATCCTCAAGCCCAACGAGATCGAAGCGGCCCGCGTGTTCCACCCCGGCATCGCGCCGGCCGACATCACAGACGCCGTGATCCGCGACTGCGGCACCCGCCTGAGCGCGCGGTGCGGCAAGCCTGTGTTCCTCACCGTGGGCGAGCGGGGCGCCTTCGTCTTCGACGGCAAGCGCTGTGACCATGTGCCAGGGATCAAGGTCGAGCCGCCGATTGACATCGTGGGCGCGGGCGACACGTTCATGGCCGCCCTGGGCGCCGCGCTGGCCAGCGGCGCCACCAACACCGAGGCCGCCGAGCTGGCCTGCCTCGCCGCCGCCGTCACCGTCAAGAAAATCGGCATCACCGGCGCCGCAAGCCCCCAGGAACTGCTGGACAGACTCGATGCCAAGCAATAG
- a CDS encoding GxxExxY protein, which yields MAELLYPRESHKIMGACFAVYREKGCGFTEPIYQECMEIELECQGIPFEPQEQLTLAYRGRQLRQKFIPDLVCYGSIIVELKAVSELTEEHEAQVLNYLNATGMKLGILVNFGHYSKVEYRRIALSLGKGRPQAPARPRRPTSRQRTS from the coding sequence ATGGCGGAGTTGCTCTATCCGCGCGAGAGCCATAAGATCATGGGAGCTTGTTTCGCGGTCTACCGGGAGAAGGGCTGCGGGTTCACCGAGCCGATCTACCAGGAGTGCATGGAGATCGAGCTTGAGTGCCAGGGAATCCCTTTCGAACCCCAGGAGCAGCTAACCCTGGCCTACCGTGGAAGGCAGTTGCGCCAGAAGTTCATCCCGGACCTCGTCTGCTATGGCAGTATCATCGTGGAGCTGAAAGCTGTATCCGAGTTGACCGAAGAGCACGAGGCACAAGTTCTCAACTACCTCAATGCCACTGGGATGAAGCTGGGCATCCTGGTGAACTTCGGGCACTATTCAAAGGTTGAGTACCGTCGCATCGCGCTAAGTCTCGGCAAGGGGCGGCCGCAAGCGCCAGCGCGACCTCGTCGCCCAACGTCGCGCCAGAGGACGTCCTGA
- a CDS encoding PD-(D/E)XK nuclease family protein, with product MGHGKFEPLASQFGQLLHGYGAALSRCHPRAGARTECFRGLLEGFVEADQRASQAEAANAAEDHREFGELLDGFERAIAAWRDAQKATADDFNLLSVLKVAGDELRHSRVLAWLLDHDLLRLGTHAQGNLGFRLFLEELALPREYANGGYRVHREVAGDESRVDLEVAARGRFLLWIENKIWSAEGEAQTHREWDDLQRRAAQLGVPADRVHALFLTLGGSPPQNPGFVAVRWRTIASVFDRFAVEAHPDDVKLFCRHYARALREMSSEPPGMQETKNDQGEAVVQRGRALPDPELADGVPHGGGNAGCAQEVRGRLRQGS from the coding sequence ATGGGCCACGGCAAGTTCGAGCCGCTTGCGTCGCAGTTCGGGCAGCTTCTCCATGGCTATGGTGCTGCGCTGTCGCGTTGCCACCCGCGGGCAGGTGCCAGAACGGAGTGCTTCCGTGGCCTTCTCGAAGGCTTCGTTGAGGCCGACCAGCGCGCCTCGCAAGCCGAGGCCGCCAACGCCGCGGAGGACCACCGCGAGTTCGGGGAGCTGCTGGACGGCTTTGAGCGGGCCATTGCAGCCTGGCGTGACGCCCAGAAGGCGACGGCTGACGACTTCAACCTGCTCAGCGTCCTGAAGGTCGCCGGCGACGAGCTACGTCACTCCAGGGTCCTTGCGTGGCTCCTGGACCACGACCTCCTGCGCCTCGGCACACATGCCCAGGGCAACCTCGGCTTCCGGCTCTTCCTCGAGGAATTGGCGCTTCCGCGCGAGTATGCCAATGGGGGGTACCGGGTCCATCGAGAGGTCGCCGGCGACGAGTCGAGGGTGGACCTCGAGGTCGCCGCGCGCGGCCGCTTCCTGCTCTGGATCGAGAACAAGATCTGGTCCGCCGAGGGCGAAGCCCAGACCCACCGGGAGTGGGACGACCTGCAACGGCGGGCGGCCCAGCTTGGCGTACCTGCCGACCGCGTTCACGCGCTGTTCCTCACTCTCGGGGGCTCGCCGCCGCAGAACCCGGGGTTCGTCGCGGTTCGATGGCGCACCATTGCCAGTGTCTTCGACCGCTTCGCCGTTGAGGCCCATCCCGACGACGTGAAGCTGTTCTGTCGCCACTACGCGCGGGCGCTCCGCGAAATGTCCTCAGAACCCCCTGGCATGCAGGAGACCAAGAATGACCAAGGAGAAGCAGTGGTACAACGAGGCCGAGCGTTACCTGATCCAGAACTGGCCGATGGCGTGCCTCATGGAGGAGGCAATGCAGGATGTGCGCAAGAAGTACGTGGCCGTCTTCGACAGGGTAGTTGA
- a CDS encoding type II toxin-antitoxin system HicA family toxin, which translates to MSKLPRLSGRECVKALARAGFTLVRQHGSHMILRRSDPFTQVVVPDHKELDRGTLRAIIRQAGLNVEEFAGHAG; encoded by the coding sequence ATGAGCAAGCTGCCCAGGCTCTCCGGCCGGGAATGCGTCAAGGCGCTGGCGAGGGCCGGGTTCACCCTCGTCCGTCAGCATGGCAGCCACATGATCCTCCGACGCAGCGACCCCTTCACCCAAGTCGTGGTTCCCGATCACAAGGAACTCGACCGAGGCACTCTCCGCGCCATCATCCGTCAGGCCGGGTTGAACGTTGAGGAATTTGCGGGCCATGCGGGCTAG
- a CDS encoding type II toxin-antitoxin system HicB family antitoxin, with protein MRQVILYPGEDGYWVAECPSLPGCISQGKTKAEAVANIKEAIEGYVAALEDDHLPVPEEHFDALVVAV; from the coding sequence ATGAGACAGGTGATCCTCTATCCGGGCGAGGACGGCTATTGGGTGGCCGAATGCCCCAGCCTACCCGGCTGCATCAGCCAGGGCAAGACGAAGGCCGAGGCGGTCGCCAACATCAAAGAAGCCATTGAGGGCTACGTCGCCGCGCTGGAAGACGACCATCTGCCCGTGCCTGAAGAGCACTTCGACGCCCTGGTCGTCGCCGTATGA
- a CDS encoding nucleoside hydrolase, translating to MWTTVAFIGSMGLAATLVAAAPDAGPGRPAKIPVILDTDIGGDIDDTWALALLLKSPELDLKMVVTDTGDTVYRAKIAAKLLEVAKRTDVPVAVGIKQRPHGAPQAPWVADYDLAKYPGKVHEDGVTALIDMIMASPQPITLICIGPVPNIQAALARQPEIAKKARFVGMHGSVRKGYNGGPKPQPEYNVKQDVKACQAVFTAAWPMTITPLDTCGIVHLRGDKYRKVAESDDPIARAVIENYRIWWRAGNPNKPEKIDASSTLFDTVAIYLAFATELLNMERLSILVTDDGMTREDPQGKAMDCAMSWKDLGKFEDLLVERLTGKP from the coding sequence ATGTGGACAACGGTGGCATTCATCGGCTCGATGGGGCTGGCGGCAACGTTGGTCGCCGCGGCGCCCGACGCTGGACCCGGCCGGCCCGCCAAGATCCCCGTCATCCTCGACACCGACATCGGCGGCGACATTGACGACACCTGGGCGCTGGCCCTGCTGTTGAAGTCGCCCGAGCTCGACCTCAAGATGGTCGTCACCGACACGGGCGACACGGTGTACCGCGCGAAGATTGCGGCGAAGCTGCTCGAGGTGGCGAAGCGGACGGACGTGCCGGTGGCCGTGGGCATCAAGCAGAGGCCCCACGGCGCGCCCCAGGCCCCCTGGGTGGCCGACTACGACCTCGCCAAGTACCCCGGCAAAGTGCACGAGGACGGCGTGACGGCGCTGATCGACATGATCATGGCCTCGCCGCAGCCGATCACGCTCATCTGCATCGGGCCGGTGCCCAACATCCAGGCCGCGCTGGCCCGGCAGCCCGAGATCGCCAAGAAGGCCCGCTTCGTGGGCATGCACGGCAGCGTCCGCAAGGGCTACAACGGCGGCCCGAAGCCCCAGCCCGAGTACAACGTGAAGCAGGACGTCAAGGCCTGCCAGGCCGTCTTCACCGCCGCGTGGCCAATGACCATCACGCCCCTCGACACCTGCGGCATCGTCCACCTCCGCGGCGACAAGTATCGCAAGGTCGCTGAGAGCGACGACCCCATCGCCAGGGCCGTCATCGAGAACTACCGCATCTGGTGGCGGGCCGGCAACCCCAACAAGCCCGAGAAGATTGACGCCAGCTCCACCCTCTTCGACACCGTGGCCATCTACCTCGCCTTCGCCACCGAGCTGCTGAACATGGAGCGCCTCAGCATCCTGGTGACCGACGACGGCATGACTCGCGAGGACCCGCAGGGCAAAGCGATGGACTGCGCGATGTCGTGGAAAGACCTCGGCAAGTTCGAGGATCTCCTCGTCGAACGGCTGACGGGCAAACCGTGA
- a CDS encoding TIM barrel protein gives MNVCIASFSFHGLIGAGMMDVFGYLESCKYRYHLDAADIWNGLLGRDEKVYLQDDFLKKVKEALAEREMCLANYHADGCHPWDDKPEVRDKNHASALAHLRAAAFLGAKTMRIDAGGKGNAWTNEQFDYIVKRMREYCQIGGDAGFRVGPESHWGPELVPDNMERLARAVDHPAFGILLHIGHWEGAPEEEGDRRLAPWACHTHVDARITRTRLEPAMRTLLDAGYQGYWGVEHHSAKNEYAEVAYQLAEVRRVLEKMRQG, from the coding sequence ATGAACGTCTGCATCGCGTCGTTTTCGTTCCACGGGCTGATCGGGGCTGGGATGATGGACGTCTTCGGCTACCTGGAGAGCTGCAAGTACCGCTATCACCTCGACGCGGCCGACATCTGGAACGGCCTGCTCGGCCGCGACGAGAAGGTGTATCTCCAGGACGACTTCCTCAAGAAGGTGAAGGAAGCCCTCGCCGAACGCGAGATGTGCCTGGCCAACTACCACGCCGACGGCTGCCATCCGTGGGACGACAAGCCCGAGGTGCGCGACAAGAACCACGCGAGCGCGCTGGCCCACCTGCGCGCCGCCGCCTTCCTCGGCGCCAAGACCATGCGCATTGACGCCGGCGGCAAGGGCAACGCCTGGACCAATGAGCAGTTCGACTACATCGTGAAGCGTATGCGCGAGTACTGCCAGATCGGCGGCGACGCAGGCTTCCGCGTGGGGCCCGAGAGCCACTGGGGGCCGGAACTGGTGCCCGACAACATGGAGCGGCTGGCCCGCGCGGTGGACCACCCCGCCTTCGGCATCCTGCTGCACATCGGCCACTGGGAGGGCGCGCCCGAGGAGGAGGGCGACCGCCGCCTCGCCCCCTGGGCCTGCCACACGCACGTGGACGCCCGCATCACCCGCACGCGCCTGGAGCCGGCGATGAGGACGCTCCTCGATGCCGGCTATCAGGGCTACTGGGGCGTGGAACACCACTCGGCGAAGAACGAGTACGCCGAGGTCGCGTACCAACTCGCCGAAGTCCGCCGCGTGCTCGAGAAGATGCGGCAGGGATAG